Part of the Halopenitus persicus genome is shown below.
AACCTGACAAAAGGAGCCGACTCAGCCGATTCGACCGCGAACGTAGGTCTGTTCGTGGTCGGGGAAGACCGCCGTGACCGCCGCCTCGCCGTGCGTCTCCGCGAGGAGAGCGCGGAGCTCGTCCTCGTAATCGGCCTTGGCGATCTCCTCGCTCGGGCCGGTCTCGACCTCGAAGGTCTCCTCGACGAGCCGGTCGACGGCGTGGCGGCCGAACCCCGACAGCGGAGCCAGGTAATCGACGTCGTGACGGTCCTCGAGGCTCTGCGCCTGGGCCCGGGAGACGGTCGGAACGCGGTCGTCCCGCCGGGTCCCGTCGGCGATCGCGTCGACGTCGAGCGCCGCGATGGCTTCGAGGGCGTGTTCGTGGACGTGTTGGATGCCGTTTCGCGGATAGCCGTCCTCGTGCATCCGGTCGACCGCCTCGCGGGCGACCGACTCCTCGAGGGCGACGCGCTCGAAGGGGAACCCGAGCGCGTCGGCCGCCCGTTCCGCGTGTTGCCAGTCATCGGTGATGCCGAAGCTGCCGGTGACACACCGAACGTCATAAAAGCGGTCGAGCAGCACGGCCGCGAGCGAGGAGTCCTTGCCGCCGCTGTACAGGAGGGCCAGCTCCATCCTCAGCGCCGGCGGATGTCGAAGCTCTTCTGCTCGGGCTGGAGCTCGCGCAGGAGCTCCTTCATCTGGTCCTCGTCGATCCGACCCTGCACGCGACCGCTCTGGGCCAGCGCCGCGACCTGCTTTTTCACCTGCGCGGCGAAGTCGGGTTTCGACATCTCGACCGCGTTGAGCCGCTGGCGGGCCCCGTCGGTGAGGTGCTGTTTGAGGACGGCCTCCTGTTGGGCCTCCGCCTGCTGGCGGGCCGCCTCCTGGGCCTCCTCGTTCCCGCCGCCCTGGGCGCGATCCTGGAGTTCCTGTCGCTTCTGTTCACGGAGTTCCTCGAGCCGATCGTCGTCGGGATTGCCGCTCATACGGATCCCTTTCGGCTACTCGCGAAAAACGATTTCGGAGGCGAAGACCGATCGGAGCGATCAACGGGACGATCCGTCCGGGTGATCGAAGCGACGACCGAACCTCGGGGTCACCCGGAAAAGAGGCTCGAGTGAACCGGCGCGTGCGAGGCGCCGGACCCGTCGGTCACCGGCTCCGCGGGTTCGGCGGCGTCGACGACCGACTTGCCGTCGGTCCCGGACCGGATGAAATCGCGGACCGGCGGCCCGACGCTCTCGGGTTCGACGAGGAACGCGTCGTGGCCGTGGTCGGAGTCGATGCGGTGGTGGGCCACCGGCACGTCGGAGTCGCGGAACGCCTCGGCGAGGTCGACGGACTGGTCGACGGTGAAATGCCAGTCCTGCGAGAAGGACATCACCAGCGCCTCGCCGGTGAACGCCGCGAGGGCGTCCGCGTCGTCAGCGTACCCGCCCGCGAGGTCGTACTCGTCCATCGCGCGGGTGAGATAGAGGTAGCTGTTCGCGTCGAACCGCTCCGCGAACGACCCGGCGTTGTAGTCCAGGTAGGACTCGACCTCGCGGTACGGGAAGAAGGCGGCCGTCGGGTTCTCGGGAACGTCGAGTCCCTCCCCGCGCGTCAGCGAGTCGCGGCCGGCCGACCGCCGGCCGAACTTGCGGTCCATCGAGGACTTCGAGAGGTACATCACGTGGCCGATCTGCCTGGCCAATCCGAGCCCGGTGTCCGGCGTGGGGCGGTCGCCGTAGTAGTCGCCGCCGTTCCAGTTCGGGTCCGACCGGATGGCCCGCCTCGCGATCGCGTCCAGCGCGAGACACTGCGGGTCGAGGCGGGCCGCCGTCGCGATCGCGATCAGGTAGTCGGCGTCGTCGGGATACCGTTTCCCCCAGTCGAGCACGTTCATCCCGCCGACGCTGCCGCCGACGACCGCCCGGAGCCGGCCGACGCCGAGGTGATCGAGCAGCCGGCGCTGGGCGCGGGTCCAGTCGGCGACCTGTACGGGCGGGAAGTCGAGCGCCCAGCGGTCGTGGTCGACCTCCCTGTCGGAGTCGACGTCGTCCGGTCGCCGGCTCGCTGGCCCGGAGCTGCCGTAACACGACCCCGGAACGTTCGCGCAGACGACGTAGTACTCGGTGGTGTCGATCGCCTTGCCCGGTCCGACGACGTCGTCCCACCACGCCCGGGCCTGGCCGGCCTGGTTCGGCGACTCCTCGTCGGCGTCACCGGCGGCAGCGTCAGTGCTCGCGTCCCCGTTTTCGTCGGCGGCCGCGTCCACGGTTCCGTCGGCGGCCGCGCCGGCGCCCCCGCCCGTCTCCGGGTCCCGGATCTCCGGCGTCCGCGCGACGTTCTGGCTGCCGGTCAACGCGTGACAGACGAGGATCGCGTTGTCGCCGGTGAACTCCCCGTAGGTCTCGTAGGCGATCCGCAACTCGGGGATCGATCGGCCACATTCGAAGGTGTACTCCCCGAGCGAGGCGATCCCGGCGTCGTGTGGTGTCGTTGTCATCGGTTGGCTATGAGTGGGACGTTCGTTCGGGCGACGTCGGAGGACGGGTCGATGATGCCGTCCGAGTCGGGAACGATCATCCGTCGATCCTGGCGGTCATCGGTCGGTCCCGACCGGCGAGGCGTCGTCTTCGGCGCCGGCGGTCGATCCGGCCGCGAGGCCGGCATCGAGGTCGGCGAGGAGGTCCGCGGGATCCTCGAGGCCGACGGAGAGACGCAGCATCTCCGGGAAGACGCCGGCCGCGCGCTGGGCCTCGCGGTCCATCTGTGCATGCGTGGTGGAGGCGGGGTGGATGATTAACGATTTCGCGTCGCCGACGTTGGCGAGGAAGCTCGTCAGCTCGACGGACTCACAGAGCGTCTTGGCCGCCTCGTAGCCGTCCGCGACGCCGAAGGTGACCATCCCGCCGTAGCCGTCGAGGTATTTCGAGGCGTTGTCGTGGGTCTCGTGGCCCTCGAGGCCGGGGTACGCGACCCACTCGACGCGGTCGTCGTCCTGCAGGAACTCGGCCACCGTCCGGGCGTTCTCGCAGTGGCGATCCATCCGCAGCGGAAGCGTCTCGATCCCCTGGA
Proteins encoded:
- a CDS encoding DNA-binding protein, encoding MSGNPDDDRLEELREQKRQELQDRAQGGGNEEAQEAARQQAEAQQEAVLKQHLTDGARQRLNAVEMSKPDFAAQVKKQVAALAQSGRVQGRIDEDQMKELLRELQPEQKSFDIRRR
- a CDS encoding DUF7411 family protein, which produces MELALLYSGGKDSSLAAVLLDRFYDVRCVTGSFGITDDWQHAERAADALGFPFERVALEESVAREAVDRMHEDGYPRNGIQHVHEHALEAIAALDVDAIADGTRRDDRVPTVSRAQAQSLEDRHDVDYLAPLSGFGRHAVDRLVEETFEVETGPSEEIAKADYEDELRALLAETHGEAAVTAVFPDHEQTYVRGRIG
- the metX gene encoding homoserine O-acetyltransferase MetX, yielding MTTTPHDAGIASLGEYTFECGRSIPELRIAYETYGEFTGDNAILVCHALTGSQNVARTPEIRDPETGGGAGAAADGTVDAAADENGDASTDAAAGDADEESPNQAGQARAWWDDVVGPGKAIDTTEYYVVCANVPGSCYGSSGPASRRPDDVDSDREVDHDRWALDFPPVQVADWTRAQRRLLDHLGVGRLRAVVGGSVGGMNVLDWGKRYPDDADYLIAIATAARLDPQCLALDAIARRAIRSDPNWNGGDYYGDRPTPDTGLGLARQIGHVMYLSKSSMDRKFGRRSAGRDSLTRGEGLDVPENPTAAFFPYREVESYLDYNAGSFAERFDANSYLYLTRAMDEYDLAGGYADDADALAAFTGEALVMSFSQDWHFTVDQSVDLAEAFRDSDVPVAHHRIDSDHGHDAFLVEPESVGPPVRDFIRSGTDGKSVVDAAEPAEPVTDGSGASHAPVHSSLFSG